In Arthrobacter sp. UKPF54-2, the following are encoded in one genomic region:
- a CDS encoding DUF5719 family protein, which produces MHDEIKNVNGNRPETPPETPAEPAQQTPAEQAATEHGKRDRNGRGGDMRRAAAPVPALARLKGLSGAVGGILAAALLAAAGGGLVAASALSPQGPGSRALEAPLTAVPAGNSVGICPGPARLLEGTPVGTDPQFSPESATAKSAVNAVVLSSSAGVLPGSRLAALTGSPLVELAKPAAASAAPSPAPAAPALRAGVVPQHPVDAVSVLSADAQGNQQPSAGAVMSYTAADGDLRGTAAAACQRPANDLWLVGANTAVGRTAVLNLSNASGTPATVSLDLYGAKGPIQASGSRGLLVAPGSTRSVILAGLAPGQEQLSVRVRSTGGPVAAVIAQSVLRGLTAGGVDFISPGTAPATRQAIAGLDLQDPAALAALADKPGFADAKPALQITVPGAADAVVEVKLFGRDGQKPLPGGGVVTAKAGAVTEVSLAGVPAGHYTLAASSDVSFAAAARVTRGLKAEEAADFAWAPASARLGSQHVVPVPATGARFLVFGAPEGRATISYTPVTADGKVRAAATADIAGGTTTSVKVPADIEGSPLVGYLVSAAGGAAYGSVLLEEDNKADVSSVPVAPGAAGQEQVPVILGY; this is translated from the coding sequence ATGCATGACGAGATAAAGAACGTGAACGGGAACCGGCCCGAAACGCCCCCGGAGACACCCGCCGAACCGGCGCAGCAAACCCCGGCGGAGCAGGCCGCGACGGAGCACGGCAAACGGGACAGGAACGGACGCGGCGGCGACATGCGCCGGGCCGCCGCCCCGGTTCCGGCCTTGGCCCGGCTGAAGGGCCTCTCGGGCGCCGTGGGCGGCATCCTCGCCGCCGCGCTGCTGGCCGCGGCCGGCGGCGGCCTCGTCGCGGCGTCGGCACTGTCCCCGCAGGGCCCCGGAAGCAGGGCCCTCGAGGCGCCCCTGACCGCGGTGCCCGCTGGAAACAGCGTGGGCATCTGCCCGGGACCGGCCCGGCTGCTGGAGGGCACACCCGTAGGCACCGACCCCCAGTTCAGCCCGGAATCGGCCACCGCCAAGAGCGCGGTCAACGCCGTGGTGCTCAGCTCCAGCGCCGGCGTCCTCCCCGGAAGCCGCCTCGCAGCGCTCACCGGCAGCCCGCTGGTGGAACTGGCCAAGCCCGCTGCCGCGTCCGCGGCGCCCAGCCCCGCGCCGGCCGCCCCAGCGCTGCGGGCCGGTGTGGTGCCGCAGCACCCCGTGGACGCCGTCAGCGTGCTCAGCGCCGATGCGCAGGGAAACCAGCAGCCGTCCGCCGGGGCCGTGATGAGCTACACCGCCGCCGACGGCGACCTGCGCGGCACCGCAGCCGCCGCCTGCCAGCGTCCGGCCAACGACCTCTGGCTGGTCGGGGCGAACACCGCCGTCGGCCGGACCGCGGTGCTCAACCTCAGCAACGCCTCCGGCACCCCGGCCACCGTCAGCCTGGATCTGTACGGCGCCAAGGGGCCCATCCAGGCGTCCGGCAGCCGCGGGCTGCTGGTGGCACCGGGCAGCACGCGCTCTGTGATCCTCGCCGGCCTGGCCCCGGGGCAAGAGCAGCTCAGCGTGCGGGTGCGCAGCACGGGCGGACCGGTCGCCGCCGTCATCGCGCAGAGTGTGCTCCGCGGCCTGACCGCCGGGGGCGTGGACTTCATCTCGCCCGGCACGGCGCCCGCCACCCGGCAGGCCATCGCGGGCCTTGACCTGCAGGACCCTGCAGCGCTGGCCGCGCTGGCCGACAAACCGGGCTTCGCCGACGCCAAGCCGGCCCTGCAGATCACCGTCCCGGGCGCCGCGGACGCCGTGGTGGAAGTGAAACTGTTCGGCCGCGACGGCCAGAAGCCGCTCCCCGGCGGCGGCGTGGTGACCGCCAAGGCGGGCGCCGTCACCGAGGTTTCGCTCGCGGGGGTTCCGGCCGGCCACTACACGCTCGCGGCCAGTTCCGATGTGTCCTTTGCCGCCGCCGCCCGCGTCACCCGCGGGCTCAAGGCTGAGGAGGCCGCGGACTTCGCCTGGGCTCCCGCCTCGGCCCGGCTCGGAAGCCAGCACGTGGTCCCGGTGCCCGCCACCGGCGCCCGGTTCCTGGTGTTCGGCGCGCCGGAAGGCCGCGCCACCATCTCCTACACCCCGGTCACTGCGGACGGCAAGGTCCGTGCCGCGGCCACCGCCGACATCGCCGGCGGAACCACCACGTCCGTCAAGGTCCCCGCCGATATTGAGGGCTCACCGCTGGTGGGTTACCTCGTGTCGGCGGCGGGCGGCGCGGCCTACGGGTCCGTCCTGCTCGAAGAGGACAACAAGGCCGACGTTTCGAGCGTTCCGGTGGCGCCCGGTGCGGCGGGGCAGGAGCAGGTTCCCGTCATCCTCGGCTACTAG
- a CDS encoding glycosyltransferase family 2 protein has translation MVAHNGGDYLPRTLAALAAQTRPADSVIGVDTGSRDHSAALLGQALGTSNVTVFEQTRTGMGGAVQAALKDLAPRRGGSGDPAAEWIWLLHDDAAPAPEALAELLHAVERAPSVTVAGCKQLDWHAGRRLIDVGLSTSRWAERLTLIEADELDQGQYDGRSDTFAVNSAGMLVRRDVWEELRGFDPALPGSGDDVDFCWRNRLAGHRVVVVPSARMFHVAHRPHALGTATAARKAQVHLRLKHAPAWKVPLHAVGALLGSLFKLVLSIAVKDPGHGFSQLLATLGALGRPAAVLRGRRNAARTRRIRRSVIKGLQTPRREVWAHRRSLIEAIGSDDSEPTAGHDPLADQPSGDAADDFAALSTTGRAWVGNGALLALLVTAAASLIGLLNLFRADAATGGALMPVSARLGEIWDHASGWWIALGAGLPGHGDPFGYVLWLLGVLAAGNANGAVVWLLVLAMPLSALGAWFAAGALTQRRRLRLAAALLWAGAPALQVALNQGRLGALVAHVMMPLLVLALLRATGSVPGRGRFAVPGPGERRFTEKPPAKPGINGTPSWTAAAAAGLALAVVTAAAPSLLLPAVAGVALCGVLLGRRGRTVWWSLLPSLSLFVPFTLSVPDRPRALLADPGLPLGFDAAPLWQQALGQPLRFDAGAGLAGLAAFGPGAVPWALLLALLLGLPVLLLALAALFLPGRHGAGRRPRLARCLWAAGLLMLAGGWLAGHVATGASAEVLVTPFTGPAVSAAAFTLLGAALLGAEALLDAADATAALAPGRNVLYRKILVRGTAVTAVVLLLAGPLAGLTAWAAHNVLQTVPAAVPAPASVTGAPDPGVETAATGTAGPAAGELGTRRLVQAGKTRTLPATAIDRAEGPEQARTLVITAKENGAFAAALMRGAGTRLDGLSAVASARTVIGAPGEETVRDDDAVAAMLRRVVATIVAGQGVDPRAQLEQLGVGFVVLEAADSAAQLTASRMDAVPGLVAVGQTDAGWLWRISPLNQPVINAADVAHRVRIVDGAGATAGLLPSEAVTAEAAVPAGPQGRLVVLAERSDPGWSAWVDGRRLTATTSDWAQAFTLPAQGGKLSIRYENPWALWTGIGQALVIGLTVLLAIPMPARRPNTGLSRDEGSLRKEHQHA, from the coding sequence GTGGTAGCCCACAACGGCGGTGACTATCTCCCCAGGACCCTGGCGGCTTTGGCGGCGCAAACGCGGCCCGCGGACTCAGTCATCGGGGTTGACACCGGATCCCGCGACCATTCGGCGGCGTTGCTGGGCCAGGCGCTCGGCACGTCCAACGTCACCGTTTTCGAGCAGACCAGGACAGGCATGGGCGGAGCGGTGCAGGCCGCCCTCAAGGACCTCGCGCCCCGTCGCGGCGGTTCCGGCGACCCGGCCGCCGAATGGATCTGGCTGCTGCACGACGACGCCGCACCGGCCCCCGAGGCACTCGCCGAACTGCTGCACGCCGTCGAGCGCGCACCCTCGGTCACCGTGGCGGGCTGCAAGCAGCTCGACTGGCACGCCGGGCGCCGGCTGATCGACGTCGGGCTTTCCACCAGCCGGTGGGCCGAGCGCCTGACCCTGATCGAGGCGGATGAACTCGACCAGGGCCAGTACGACGGCCGCAGCGACACCTTCGCCGTGAACTCCGCCGGCATGCTGGTCCGCCGTGACGTCTGGGAGGAGCTCCGGGGCTTCGACCCGGCCCTGCCCGGCAGCGGTGACGACGTCGACTTCTGCTGGCGCAACCGGCTCGCCGGCCACCGCGTGGTGGTGGTCCCGAGCGCACGGATGTTCCACGTCGCGCACCGGCCGCACGCCCTCGGGACCGCGACGGCGGCCCGCAAGGCCCAGGTCCACCTGCGGCTCAAGCACGCCCCGGCGTGGAAGGTTCCGCTGCACGCCGTCGGCGCCCTCCTGGGCAGCCTCTTCAAACTTGTCCTCAGCATCGCCGTCAAGGACCCCGGGCACGGGTTCTCCCAGCTGCTGGCCACGCTCGGCGCGCTGGGCCGGCCCGCCGCCGTGCTCCGCGGCCGCCGCAACGCTGCCCGCACCCGGCGCATCCGGCGCTCCGTGATCAAGGGCCTGCAGACGCCCCGCCGCGAGGTCTGGGCCCACCGGCGCTCCCTGATCGAGGCCATCGGCTCCGACGATTCCGAACCTACCGCCGGGCATGACCCGCTGGCGGACCAGCCCAGCGGGGACGCCGCCGACGATTTCGCCGCGCTCAGCACCACCGGGCGCGCCTGGGTGGGCAACGGGGCGCTGCTGGCCCTGCTGGTCACCGCCGCGGCCTCCCTCATCGGCCTGCTGAACCTCTTCCGCGCCGACGCCGCCACCGGCGGGGCGCTGATGCCGGTCTCAGCCCGCCTGGGCGAGATCTGGGACCACGCCTCGGGCTGGTGGATCGCGCTTGGGGCCGGGCTCCCGGGCCACGGCGACCCCTTTGGCTACGTGCTCTGGCTGCTCGGCGTCCTGGCGGCCGGCAACGCCAACGGCGCCGTGGTGTGGCTGCTGGTCCTGGCGATGCCGCTGTCCGCCCTGGGTGCCTGGTTTGCCGCCGGGGCCCTGACGCAGCGACGCCGGCTCCGGCTTGCGGCCGCGCTGCTGTGGGCGGGCGCGCCGGCCCTGCAGGTGGCCCTCAACCAGGGCCGCCTCGGCGCGCTCGTTGCACACGTGATGATGCCGCTGCTGGTCCTGGCGCTGCTGCGCGCCACGGGCTCGGTGCCCGGCCGCGGACGTTTTGCCGTCCCGGGTCCGGGGGAGCGGCGCTTCACCGAGAAACCTCCGGCCAAACCCGGCATCAACGGCACCCCGTCCTGGACCGCCGCGGCCGCCGCCGGACTGGCGCTGGCTGTTGTCACCGCGGCAGCGCCGTCGCTGCTGCTGCCCGCCGTCGCCGGCGTTGCACTCTGCGGTGTGCTGCTGGGACGGCGCGGCCGCACCGTCTGGTGGTCGCTGCTGCCCAGCCTCTCCCTGTTCGTTCCCTTCACCCTCTCCGTCCCGGACCGGCCCCGCGCCCTGCTGGCCGATCCGGGCCTGCCGCTGGGCTTCGACGCCGCTCCGCTCTGGCAGCAGGCGCTCGGCCAGCCGCTGCGCTTCGACGCCGGCGCCGGCCTCGCCGGCCTGGCGGCCTTCGGACCGGGGGCCGTACCGTGGGCGCTGCTGCTGGCCCTGCTGCTCGGCCTGCCCGTGCTGCTGCTGGCCCTGGCGGCCCTCTTCCTTCCCGGCCGGCACGGAGCCGGCCGGCGGCCCCGGCTGGCCCGCTGCCTCTGGGCCGCCGGCCTGCTGATGCTGGCAGGGGGCTGGCTGGCCGGTCACGTTGCGACCGGCGCCAGCGCCGAGGTCCTCGTCACCCCGTTCACCGGCCCGGCCGTCTCCGCCGCCGCCTTCACCTTGCTTGGAGCCGCACTGCTCGGCGCCGAGGCCCTGCTCGACGCCGCCGACGCCACGGCGGCCCTCGCGCCCGGCCGCAACGTCCTGTACCGCAAGATCCTGGTCCGCGGCACCGCCGTCACAGCTGTGGTGCTGCTGCTCGCCGGCCCGCTGGCCGGGCTCACCGCGTGGGCCGCGCACAACGTGCTCCAGACCGTCCCGGCCGCCGTACCCGCGCCTGCGTCAGTCACCGGCGCCCCGGACCCTGGAGTGGAAACCGCCGCCACCGGCACGGCCGGCCCCGCCGCGGGGGAGCTGGGCACCCGCCGGCTGGTCCAGGCCGGCAAGACCCGCACGCTGCCGGCGACGGCCATCGACCGGGCCGAGGGCCCGGAACAGGCCCGGACCCTGGTCATCACCGCCAAGGAAAACGGGGCTTTTGCCGCAGCGCTGATGCGCGGGGCCGGCACCCGGCTGGACGGCCTCTCGGCCGTCGCCTCCGCCCGCACCGTCATCGGAGCCCCCGGGGAGGAAACGGTGCGCGACGACGACGCCGTGGCCGCGATGCTGCGCCGGGTGGTCGCCACCATCGTCGCCGGCCAGGGGGTTGACCCCCGCGCGCAGCTGGAGCAGCTCGGCGTCGGGTTCGTGGTGCTGGAGGCCGCCGACAGCGCGGCGCAGCTGACGGCCAGCCGGATGGACGCCGTCCCCGGCCTCGTGGCCGTGGGCCAGACCGACGCCGGCTGGCTGTGGCGGATCAGCCCGCTGAACCAGCCGGTGATCAACGCCGCCGACGTCGCGCACCGCGTCCGGATCGTCGACGGCGCCGGAGCAACCGCCGGGCTGCTGCCGTCGGAGGCTGTCACGGCGGAGGCGGCCGTGCCCGCCGGGCCGCAAGGCCGCCTGGTGGTCCTCGCCGAACGTTCCGATCCTGGCTGGAGCGCCTGGGTGGACGGCCGGCGCCTGACCGCCACCACCTCGGACTGGGCCCAGGCGTTCACCCTGCCGGCCCAGGGCGGCAAGCTCAGCATCCGCTACGAGAACCCGTGGGCGCTGTGGACCGGAATCGGCCAGGCCCTCGTGATCGGACTGACCGTCCTGCTCGCCATCCCGATGCCCGCCCGCCGCCCGAACACCGGGCTCTCCAGGGACGAAGGCTCGCTGCGTAAGGAACACCAGCATGCATGA
- a CDS encoding WhiB family transcriptional regulator — MGLAERIHEDEVVAGQATAKYRSRGVPSDWYVDPADPVAAERYNEQTQDSLQDQATAFLAAHEALLADSPEHNDPLDPPMELQTLHSGTAVQPVWIGLPPRQDFDDEGELGWQTDALCAQTDPEAFFPEKGGSTRDAKKVCGACNVRSQCLEYALSNDERFGIWGGLSERERRRLRKRAV, encoded by the coding sequence ATGGGGCTTGCAGAGCGTATCCATGAAGATGAAGTCGTCGCCGGCCAGGCGACGGCAAAATACCGTTCACGCGGGGTGCCGAGCGACTGGTATGTCGACCCGGCCGATCCGGTCGCCGCGGAGCGGTACAACGAACAAACCCAGGATTCCCTGCAGGACCAGGCCACGGCCTTCCTCGCAGCCCACGAAGCGCTTCTGGCGGACAGCCCGGAGCACAACGACCCGCTTGACCCTCCCATGGAGCTGCAGACCCTGCACTCCGGAACCGCCGTGCAGCCGGTGTGGATCGGGTTGCCGCCCCGGCAGGACTTCGACGATGAAGGCGAACTGGGATGGCAGACAGACGCGCTGTGCGCACAGACCGACCCGGAGGCCTTCTTCCCGGAAAAGGGCGGCTCCACCCGCGACGCCAAAAAGGTGTGCGGCGCCTGCAACGTCCGCTCGCAGTGCCTGGAGTACGCCTTGTCCAACGACGAGCGCTTCGGTATCTGGGGCGGCCTCTCCGAGCGGGAACGCCGCCGGCTTAGGAAGCGGGCAGTCTAA
- a CDS encoding TIGR03089 family protein, whose translation MSIPAIDLMTALRSGQSTSPRLTWYGPDAERVELSGRVLDNWVAKTSNLFQDELDAEPGTRLRLDLPAHWKSVVLALAAWQLGMEVVFDAADAELVATAAPGPAAAGGSFETVMAVALPALAMRWPGSLPSGVVDYAAEIRSHGDFFMPHVDPEPERPAVRDAAGTVHTHGALLAGFAAAGDAGAAGGAPKEGPRLLVRADDGLEPVLAQALGAWAADGSVVLVHPEVAVTERLLGDERVSRS comes from the coding sequence ATGAGCATCCCGGCAATCGACCTGATGACAGCCCTGCGTTCGGGCCAGTCCACCTCCCCCCGGCTGACCTGGTACGGCCCCGACGCCGAACGGGTGGAACTCTCCGGCCGGGTGCTGGACAACTGGGTCGCCAAGACCAGCAACCTCTTCCAGGACGAACTCGACGCCGAACCCGGGACGCGGCTCCGGCTGGACCTGCCGGCGCACTGGAAATCCGTGGTGCTCGCCCTGGCCGCCTGGCAGCTGGGCATGGAGGTGGTGTTCGACGCCGCCGACGCCGAGCTGGTCGCCACCGCGGCCCCCGGTCCCGCTGCCGCCGGCGGCAGCTTCGAAACGGTGATGGCGGTGGCGCTGCCTGCCCTGGCGATGCGGTGGCCGGGCAGCCTGCCCTCCGGCGTCGTCGACTATGCCGCCGAGATCCGCTCGCACGGCGACTTCTTTATGCCGCACGTGGACCCGGAACCGGAGCGCCCGGCCGTGCGTGACGCCGCCGGAACCGTGCACACCCACGGGGCACTGCTGGCCGGTTTCGCCGCGGCGGGCGACGCGGGCGCGGCGGGCGGCGCCCCGAAGGAGGGGCCCCGCCTGCTGGTCCGGGCGGACGACGGCCTCGAACCGGTCCTGGCCCAGGCCCTCGGCGCGTGGGCGGCCGACGGCTCCGTGGTGCTGGTCCACCCGGAGGTCGCGGTGACGGAGCGGCTGCTGGGCGACGAGCGCGTGAGCCGGAGCTGA
- a CDS encoding GtrA family protein, with protein MINTLADRVRGLASLFWREVAKFGAVGGVAFVIDNGLTYYLMHGAMSDSEAKARFVGATVATIFSWIANRFWTFRHRRQENVLREFAMFVLINGIGIGISTGLTALAKYGMGITDKNMLFFAGVVGILVATVVRFFAYRFLVFNKELDDEPEFSHDHEIIERHPHGHTPVKVPGPAQDPDAPGANPERR; from the coding sequence ATGATTAACACACTTGCAGATCGTGTGCGCGGGCTCGCATCGCTCTTCTGGCGCGAAGTGGCGAAGTTCGGCGCCGTCGGCGGTGTCGCCTTCGTCATCGACAACGGCCTGACGTACTACCTGATGCACGGCGCCATGTCCGACAGCGAGGCCAAGGCCCGCTTCGTCGGCGCGACCGTCGCGACGATCTTCTCCTGGATCGCGAACCGCTTCTGGACGTTCCGCCACCGCCGGCAGGAAAACGTGCTGCGCGAGTTCGCGATGTTCGTGCTGATTAACGGCATCGGCATCGGCATCTCCACCGGCCTTACCGCCCTCGCCAAGTACGGCATGGGCATCACGGACAAGAACATGCTGTTCTTCGCCGGTGTGGTCGGCATCCTCGTTGCCACCGTCGTGCGCTTCTTCGCCTACCGCTTCCTCGTCTTCAACAAGGAACTCGACGACGAGCCGGAGTTCTCGCACGACCACGAGATCATCGAACGGCACCCGCACGGCCACACGCCGGTCAAGGTTCCCGGGCCGGCGCAGGACCCCGACGCTCCCGGCGCCAACCCCGAACGCCGCTAA
- a CDS encoding 5-(carboxyamino)imidazole ribonucleotide synthase, with product MMAPAATALGFELRVLAEGEDVSAVAAVAKAPVGDYTDLDHLLEFSRGLDVLTFDHEHVPTGHLRALIEAGVNVHPGPDALVNAQDKLVMRAAIDRLELPNPRWAAVEDVEALVAFGEEAGWPVVLKTPRGGYDGKGVRIVASAEDAAASSDWFAAMSPLLAEAKVEFSRELSAMVARTPDGESRAWPVVHTIQVDGVCDEVIAPALDIPLEVAAAAEDAAVRIANELGVTGVMAVEMFETPGVGAGFLINELAMRPHNTGHWTQDGSVTSQFEQHLRAILNLPLGATDLLGPVVVMKNFLGGANQNLFSAYPAALASEPAAKVHCYGKAVRPGRKIGHVNLVGGSAADVDSVRQRAGTVATIIRDGRAQAGTAPGTTEETA from the coding sequence ATGATGGCCCCGGCCGCGACCGCACTCGGCTTCGAACTCCGTGTCCTGGCCGAGGGCGAGGACGTCTCCGCGGTCGCCGCCGTGGCCAAGGCCCCGGTCGGCGACTACACCGACCTCGACCACCTGCTGGAGTTTTCCCGCGGCCTGGACGTACTGACCTTCGACCACGAGCATGTCCCTACCGGGCACCTGCGCGCGCTGATCGAGGCCGGCGTCAACGTCCACCCGGGCCCCGACGCCCTGGTCAACGCGCAGGACAAACTGGTGATGCGTGCCGCGATCGACCGGCTGGAGCTGCCCAACCCGCGCTGGGCCGCCGTCGAGGACGTCGAGGCCCTGGTTGCCTTCGGCGAGGAGGCCGGCTGGCCGGTGGTGCTGAAGACGCCGCGCGGCGGCTACGACGGCAAGGGCGTGCGGATCGTGGCCTCCGCCGAGGACGCCGCGGCGTCCTCGGACTGGTTCGCGGCCATGTCCCCGCTCCTGGCCGAAGCCAAGGTTGAGTTCAGCCGTGAGCTCTCGGCCATGGTGGCCCGCACGCCCGACGGCGAATCCCGGGCCTGGCCTGTGGTGCACACCATCCAGGTCGACGGCGTCTGCGACGAGGTGATCGCCCCCGCCCTGGACATCCCGCTGGAGGTCGCCGCCGCCGCCGAGGACGCCGCGGTGCGGATCGCCAACGAACTCGGCGTCACCGGCGTGATGGCCGTGGAAATGTTCGAGACCCCCGGCGTCGGCGCCGGCTTCCTCATCAACGAACTCGCCATGCGCCCGCACAACACCGGCCACTGGACCCAGGACGGCTCGGTGACGAGCCAGTTCGAGCAGCACCTGCGGGCCATCCTGAACCTGCCGCTGGGCGCCACCGACCTGCTCGGTCCCGTGGTGGTCATGAAGAACTTCCTCGGCGGAGCCAACCAGAACCTGTTCTCCGCCTACCCCGCGGCCCTGGCCAGCGAACCGGCCGCCAAGGTCCACTGCTACGGCAAGGCCGTGCGCCCGGGCCGCAAGATCGGCCACGTCAACCTCGTCGGCGGCTCCGCGGCCGACGTCGATTCCGTCCGCCAACGGGCCGGCACCGTTGCCACCATCATCCGGGACGGGCGGGCCCAGGCCGGCACCGCCCCGGGAACCACCGAGGAGACCGCGTGA
- the purE gene encoding 5-(carboxyamino)imidazole ribonucleotide mutase: MGSDSDWPVMEAAAEALAEFGIPFEADVVSAHRMPTEMIRYGQSAHERGLRVIIAGAGGAAHLPGMLASVTPLPVIGVPVPLKTLDGMDSLLSIVQMPAGVPVATVSIAGARNAGLLAVRMLASGTDALAEQLRSELLDFARELNDAATAKGANLRSKVAEVFSDENCVPRGGR; the protein is encoded by the coding sequence ATGGGCTCCGACTCCGACTGGCCCGTGATGGAGGCCGCCGCGGAAGCGCTGGCCGAGTTCGGCATCCCGTTCGAGGCCGACGTCGTCTCGGCGCACCGGATGCCCACCGAAATGATCCGCTACGGGCAGAGCGCCCACGAACGCGGGCTGCGCGTGATCATCGCCGGTGCGGGCGGCGCCGCGCACCTGCCCGGCATGCTCGCCTCCGTGACGCCGCTGCCGGTGATCGGTGTGCCCGTGCCGCTGAAAACCCTCGACGGGATGGACTCACTGCTGTCCATCGTGCAGATGCCGGCCGGCGTGCCGGTCGCCACGGTCTCCATTGCCGGTGCCCGCAATGCCGGACTTCTGGCGGTGCGGATGCTGGCCTCGGGCACGGACGCCCTCGCCGAGCAGCTGCGCTCCGAACTCCTCGACTTCGCCCGGGAACTCAACGACGCCGCCACCGCCAAGGGCGCGAACCTGCGCAGCAAGGTGGCCGAGGTGTTCTCCGACGAAAACTGCGTTCCGCGGGGCGGCCGGTAA